In Lutra lutra chromosome 13, mLutLut1.2, whole genome shotgun sequence, one genomic interval encodes:
- the CDKN2B gene encoding cyclin-dependent kinase 4 inhibitor B, with protein sequence MREEDKGMLGGGGGDDAGLASASAQGQVETVRQLLEAGADPNGVNRFGRRPIQVMMMGSTRVAELLLLYGAEPNCADEATLTRPVHDAAREGFLDTLVVLHRAGAQLDVRDAWGRLPLDLAEERGHRAVARYLRAAAGD encoded by the exons ATGCGCGAGGAGGACAAGGGCATGCTGGGTGGTGGTGGCGGCGACGACGCGGGCCTGGCCAGCGCCTCCGCACAGGGGCAAGTGGAGACCGTGCGGCAGCTCCTGGAAGCCGGTGCGGATCCCAACGGAGTCAACCGCTTCGGGAGGCGGCCGATCCAG GTCATGATGATGGGCAGCACCCGCGTGGCGGAGCTGCTGCTGCTCTATGGCGCGGAGCCCAACTGTGCGGACGAAGCCACCCTCACCCGACCTGTGCACGACGCGGCCCGGGAGGGCTTCCTGGACACACTCGTGGTACTGCACCGAGCCGGGGCGCAGCTGGACGTGCGCGACGCCTGGGGCCGCCTGCCCTTGGACCTGGCTGAGGAGCGGGGCCACCGAGCTGTCGCCCGGTACCTGCGCGCAGCTGCAGGAGACTGA